The Syntrophorhabdaceae bacterium DNA window AAGCGTTTTCACCGACAGTTACCCCATAGTGAAATCAATTTCATTTGGCGGGACTCGTTATCGCAGTCCCCGTGTCTTTATAAAGTTGTTCAATGCTGGGAAACTCAGCCCATATATTCTAGCAATGTTCGCGCGGTTCACCCCCTTTGCAAGATATTCTTTTATTTCCTTCTCCTTACCGTCAAGCTTGCTCTTCCCCTTCGTTCCCCTGGGCCTTCCCAAGAGCTTGCCTTCGGCCCGTGCCCTGGATAGGCCTTCCTTCGTTCTCTCAGAAATCAAATCCCGCTCAATCTCAGCGAAGAGCGAAAACATCGCAATCATCACTTTCGTCTGGATGTCTGAGCTTCCATATAGAGTAATGTTTTCCTTGACGCAGATGACCCTTACCTTCATCTTGAGTAGCTCATCAACTAGGATAGCGATTCGACCTAGTGATATCCCGAGC harbors:
- a CDS encoding recombinase family protein, with product LGISLGRIAILVDELLKMKVRVICVKENITLYGSSDIQTKVMIAMFSLFAEIERDLISERTKEGLSRARAEGKLLGRPRGTKGKSKLDGKEKEIKEYLAKGVNRANIARIYGLSFPALNNFIKTRGLR